Below is a genomic region from Fusobacteriaceae bacterium.
CCGTCCGTATAGCCCACGTAGCCCACAATATTGCGGTAGCGTTCGTTGATCCGCTCCACGGACTCCCCGAAGTAAATCTCGTTTTTCCGGAGGCCGTTTTTTTCGATCAGGTCGCTCACCGTATCCCGCTGCCCTTCCGTGAGGTTTTTTTCGATCCGTTTATATTTGCGATTGATTTTGGCGAGCTCCACGAGGGACGCGATAAATTCGTCCTTGTCGCCGCTGATGAAGGGCAGGTCAAAGATTTCGCCCAGTGCCTTGGCGATTTCGGGTTTCGTGTGGATCCGGCTCGGGTCCACGGCCGCCTCGTATGTCGTGCTGTTCCAGGCCAGAGGCCGCCCGGCGCTGTCAAAGATTTCCCCTCTGCGCCCTCTTCTCAGACTGAAGGCGCCGCTTTGCCTGCGTATGGCCTCGCTGTAGGCGTCGCTGTTTTTGAGCTGAATATGGATCAGTCGGCAGACCGCCAGCAGGAAGAAAAAGAGGGCGATCCGCGACGACAGCAGGGCTCTCGTCCCGAAATAGCCGTATTTACGCTCTGATGGGCTCTTGTGGAACACGTAGGCGAAGTAAAGGAAGAAAAGGAGGGCGTAGATCAAGGGAAAATAGCTTTTTTTCACCAAACAAAAACAGATTATGACGACATTTGCGACGATAACCGCTAGTTTTATGGTATTTTTCAAGATCTCTCCCCAATTGAGGGATCCTCTCTGTTCCAAGACGTTCTTTCCTCCCTGACAGTCATGCTTTATACCAATAGTATAGCATTTTTCGGGGAGAATGAGAAGGGGTTTATTGATCCGGGCGGGAGTTGCTTCCCCCGCCCGTATTTTGGCTGAAAAAATTCAATCGCTTATTCTACTTGGGGATTACCGCGAAGACCCGGCTCGTAAAGCCTGTGCCGCCCTTGATTTTCGGGAAGGTCACAAAGATCACGCCGCCCACCGGAGGCAATTTGTCCAGGTTTTTCAAGAGCTCCACATTGAGTTTGCCGCTGTCCAGCACGTAATCTTCGCCGATGAAGCCGACGGTGGAACCGGTCACCGCGGAATCGGTATCGGCCGTCTCATGTCCGACCGCGGCCACATTGCGCTCGCCCACTAAAAACTTCAGCGCTTCGAGATCCCAGCCGGGATAATGGGACTGTCCCTTCTTGTCTTTATTTTCGTAGGTCTTGATATCCCGTTTGGACCAGTCGCTGCGGAAAGCCACAAAGGCCCCCTCGGGGATCTTCCCGTATTTCTTCTCGAAATCGAGAATATCCTGTTTTGTCAGCACATAGTCGTTGTTCTTGGCGACCTCGGCCGATTTGTCAATGACAACCAGCTTGTAGGCCAGTTCTTTGGGGCCGTAATCGTCGGTCTGGCGACCCTTGGGGTCAAAATGCGCCGGAAAATCCGTGTGGGTGCCGTATTGACCGGGCAGCGTGTACTCGTAGGTCAGGAAGGTGTTGCCCGTCGTTTCAAAGGTGTAGATGGCCTTGACCTTCAGGTCCTTGAAACCATGCCAATGAGGGGTCTGGGGGCTCACGTCGAGGCTCAGGTCCACCCACTCATACTTGTCCTTGACTTTGTCCAGCTTTTTCCAGAGCGCCTTGCTCTCTTTGGCCGATGTCAGCGTAAAGGCAAGCACAAACAGCGTTAAAACCAGCAATAACTTTCTTTTCATTCGTTCACTCCTCCTGTGTCATACTGTATTTTCAGTCTGCTTATACAATAAATTCAGACCTCATCGGTATCATAACACGGAACGGGGAGGGACGCAAGGAGATTTATTTTTTGTGAACTTTGGGGTGGGATTTCTCAAAAATGGAGACAGAATTGATGGGAAACATACATTTTGTTCTGGGTCAGAACGATGAATCTTGACTTCGAAGTTAAAAAAATCTTTTTTGCCCGATTGCCCATAAATTCAGGCCAGTTTTTGTATACACTTCATTTTGACATTTTATTGCTTGACATGATTGCCATAATGGGATAATATGTAAGTTAATAAAAACGAAAAGAAAAATCGCATCATGTTCTACCTCATTCGTTTTGGAATTTTTGAGACGAATATTTTTATAATCACGGCGAAATTGCCGGAGGGAGGATCCCATGAGAAAGAAAAAGAACGCCAAAAAACGAGTGACGGAGGAGATCAAAATCGTTGTCCGGAGCCTAAAACAAAGGTTAATGGCTGTTTTTTTGCTTTTTCTCATGCAGGTTCAGCTCTTTGCGGGCATTGTACCTGATCCCATCACCATAGGAACACGGGTCACAACGACATCAACCGGAATAGATCAGGTCGATATTGCAAGACCCAACGCCAACGGCACATCCTATAACGCTTACAAAGAATTTGATGTTGACGAGAAGGGGCTTATTCTCAATAACAACATTTATATCGTGGTGAATACAGAACTTGCGGGCCTGATCGCCCGAAACCGAAACCTTGACGGCCCTGTCGAGGCAAAACTCATCATCAATGACGTTACAGGAAACAAAGGCTCGACCATCAAAGGAATCATTGAAATTGGCGGCGCCAAGGCTGATGTCGTGATCGCCAACCGAAACGGCATCAATATCAACGGCGGCGGGTTTATCAATGTGGGATACGCCACGCTGACAACGGGCCGTTTGACCATGAAAGACGGCGATTTAGCAGAAATCCAAGTAGATCAAGGGCATCTTGGGATAGGATCCAAAGGACTTGACGCCACACGTCTTGAATCTTTGGATATAAGCGGAAAAACCATAGGAATTGACGGTCCCATCAAGGGATCGGACCAGACAAAGCTCAGGGTATCTGCCGGATCCCAGAACATCAATTACCGGACAAAGAAAGTCACCAGCAAAGGAAAGACCTATGAAGGCGTTGCCATTGACGGCAAAGCCTTAGGGTCCATGTACGCCGGTAAGATTGATGTCATAGCGAATGACAAAGGCGCGGGCGTCAACCTCAAAGGAGATTTGATCAGCCTTGACGATATGACCTTGACCTCAGGCGGGAAACTCACCACATCGGGCAAGGTGAAAAGCGCCAAGAAAGTACGCTACAAGGCTGAAAAAGCAGTACGTGTTGAAAATGAACTCTATGCCGGAGAAAAAGCGGAAATCAAGGGCGCTGAGGTAGAGCTTGCGGCAAAAGTTGTGGCGGGCT
It encodes:
- a CDS encoding cyclase family protein, whose amino-acid sequence is MKRKLLLVLTLFVLAFTLTSAKESKALWKKLDKVKDKYEWVDLSLDVSPQTPHWHGFKDLKVKAIYTFETTGNTFLTYEYTLPGQYGTHTDFPAHFDPKGRQTDDYGPKELAYKLVVIDKSAEVAKNNDYVLTKQDILDFEKKYGKIPEGAFVAFRSDWSKRDIKTYENKDKKGQSHYPGWDLEALKFLVGERNVAAVGHETADTDSAVTGSTVGFIGEDYVLDSGKLNVELLKNLDKLPPVGGVIFVTFPKIKGGTGFTSRVFAVIPK